A single window of Polyodon spathula isolate WHYD16114869_AA chromosome 2, ASM1765450v1, whole genome shotgun sequence DNA harbors:
- the LOC121328710 gene encoding T-cell surface glycoprotein CD8 alpha chain-like, producing the protein MIQTLCFLFLLTVVQSLNQEKNLTEGETVTVMCSSTKSALDHGVYWFQQTERGDAKFLLFITSTGQERNKQDNHFHSARSGRGYRLTFIFKKEDAGIYYCFQTSNSNIEFGTSTKISVKEPPQAAPTTQAAANTPTQAATTRKPLCTCPARGVQRDTRLSCDVFIWAPLCGAAGLLLLILIVTIIMCSKVRTRRCPHHYRKRPQKDMSGRPSVTDRYV; encoded by the exons ATGATCCAAACGCTGTGCTTCCTCTTTCTTCTGACCGTGGTTCAAT cttTGAATCAGGAGAAAAACCTTACTGAAGGGGAGACTGTAACTGTTATGTGTTCTTCAACCAAGTCAGCCTTAGACCATGGCGTATACTGGTTTCAACAGACAGAAAGGGGGGATGCAAAATTTTTGCTTTTCATTACCAGTACTGgacaagaaagaaataaacaagatAACCATTTCCATTCTGCAAGAAGTGGGCGGGGTTACAGATTAACATTCATCTTCAAAAAGGAAGATGCTGGGATATACTACTGTTTCCAGACGTCCAACAGTAACATTGAATTCGGCACCAGCACAAAGATTTCAGTGAAAG AACCACCACAGGCTGCCCCAACTACACAAGCGGCTGCTAATACACCAACCCAAGCTGCCACTACGAGAAAGCCGCTCTGTACCTGTCCAGCGAGAG GTGTACAGAGAGATACCCGACTGTCCTGCGATGTGTTTATCTGGGCTCCTCTGTGTGGCGCAGCCGGTTTGCTCCTGCTAATCCTCATCGTCACCATCATCATGTGCAGCA AAGTCAGGACGAGGCGATGCCCTCATCATTACAGGAAAAG